A stretch of the Arthrobacter stackebrandtii genome encodes the following:
- a CDS encoding ABC transporter substrate-binding protein has translation MKLRTFAAAAAIAALAVTATGCSGGSGGGSTDAGGKTLTYWASNQGTSLDNDKEVLTPELKKFEEQTGIKVNLEVIGWNDLQTRIQTAVTSGQAPDVLNIGNTWAASLQSTGAFMPFDDAAFTAIGGKDKFVKTAMDTGGIPGEDPTSVPLYGLAYGLYYNKAMFKDAGITPPTTWEEMVAAAKKLTTGDVHGFALAAGSYTENSHFAFINAAQNGAEFFDADGKPTFTSDGIVDGISRYLDLMQTDKVVDPADAQYDNATNAINDFANGKAAMVLSQNNANSSIASQGMAEDAFGVVAFPAPEGGKDIATMVAGINMSIFKNTKNKDSALEFVKFMTSEETQATLDKPFAALPVLAGVTPSFTDNAELAKTFSDIYENKSKPLPLVPAEDQFESTVGKAMNQMFATVASGGTVSKADIKAALTTAQQAVEAAG, from the coding sequence GTGAAATTACGTACTTTTGCCGCGGCTGCGGCGATCGCAGCCCTTGCCGTCACGGCCACCGGCTGCAGCGGAGGGTCAGGCGGCGGATCCACCGATGCCGGTGGCAAGACCCTGACCTACTGGGCCAGCAACCAGGGCACCAGCCTGGACAATGACAAGGAAGTCCTCACCCCGGAGCTGAAGAAGTTCGAGGAGCAGACCGGAATCAAGGTCAACCTCGAAGTCATCGGCTGGAATGACCTGCAGACCCGAATCCAGACCGCGGTCACGTCCGGACAGGCGCCCGATGTGTTGAACATCGGCAATACGTGGGCCGCTTCGCTGCAGTCCACCGGAGCCTTCATGCCCTTCGACGATGCCGCCTTCACCGCGATCGGTGGCAAGGACAAGTTCGTCAAGACCGCCATGGACACCGGCGGCATCCCCGGCGAGGATCCCACCTCGGTGCCCCTGTACGGCCTCGCGTATGGGCTGTACTACAACAAGGCCATGTTCAAGGATGCCGGCATCACCCCGCCCACCACGTGGGAGGAAATGGTGGCGGCCGCGAAGAAGCTGACCACAGGTGACGTTCACGGCTTCGCCCTGGCGGCCGGCAGCTACACCGAGAATTCGCACTTCGCCTTCATCAACGCCGCCCAGAACGGTGCCGAATTCTTCGACGCCGACGGCAAGCCCACGTTCACCTCGGACGGCATCGTGGACGGCATCTCCCGCTACCTCGACCTGATGCAGACGGACAAGGTGGTGGACCCGGCCGATGCCCAGTACGACAACGCCACCAACGCCATCAATGACTTTGCCAACGGCAAGGCGGCCATGGTCCTGAGCCAGAACAACGCCAACAGCTCCATCGCCTCGCAGGGCATGGCCGAGGATGCCTTCGGCGTCGTGGCCTTCCCCGCACCCGAAGGCGGCAAGGACATTGCCACCATGGTGGCCGGCATCAACATGTCCATCTTCAAGAACACGAAGAACAAGGACTCCGCCCTGGAATTCGTGAAGTTCATGACCAGCGAGGAAACCCAGGCCACCCTGGACAAGCCCTTCGCAGCCCTTCCCGTGCTGGCAGGCGTGACGCCGAGCTTCACCGACAACGCGGAACTGGCCAAGACCTTCTCCGACATCTACGAGAACAAGTCCAAGCCCCTTCCCCTGGTTCCCGCCGAGGACCAGTTTGAGAGCACGGTCGGCAAGGCCATGAACCAGATGTTCGCCACAGTCGCCTCCGGAGGCACCGTCAGCAAGGCCGACATCAAGGCAGCACTGACCACCGCACAGCAGGCAGTTGAAGCAGCAGGCTGA
- a CDS encoding LacI family DNA-binding transcriptional regulator, which yields MSPVDSGPAGKVTISDLARRLGISKASVSYALNGQPGVSESTRARVLALAGELGWYPSSSARALSQSRTEAVGIVLYRDPEQIGEEPFYMSVLAGIEAVLGAHDMNLLLRIMDPRTVAGPQRRDLAVYERWAGEGRVDGIILFDLVRDDPRPAVLDRFRMPYVRLGAGIDTPPGPRNSNLTVSQALGAATVVDALHERGHRRIAFVSGPVGLVHEEVKTAEILAHAARLGMTVALSSSDYSADDGGLATIALMAGLVPGAPEFPTAIIYGNDLMAIGGLQALGRLNLSVPGQVSVVSWDDSILCRLSSPGIAAIARNVPELGRNSAQLLLELIAGHAPRNLEAAPGVLSVRESLGRNTF from the coding sequence GTGAGCCCCGTGGACTCCGGCCCGGCTGGCAAGGTGACCATCAGCGACCTGGCCCGCAGGCTGGGCATCTCCAAGGCATCGGTTTCCTATGCGCTCAACGGCCAGCCCGGCGTCAGCGAATCCACCCGGGCACGCGTCCTGGCCCTGGCCGGAGAACTGGGCTGGTACCCCAGCTCAAGTGCCCGGGCCCTCTCGCAGTCGCGCACCGAGGCTGTGGGGATTGTGCTGTACCGTGATCCGGAACAGATCGGTGAAGAACCGTTTTACATGAGCGTTCTCGCCGGCATCGAGGCCGTGCTGGGCGCCCACGACATGAACCTGCTGTTGCGGATCATGGACCCGCGTACGGTTGCCGGTCCACAGCGCCGGGACCTGGCCGTGTACGAACGGTGGGCGGGGGAGGGGCGCGTGGACGGGATCATCCTCTTCGACCTGGTGCGCGACGACCCGCGGCCCGCCGTGCTGGACCGATTCCGGATGCCCTACGTGCGACTCGGTGCCGGCATCGACACCCCGCCGGGGCCCCGCAATTCCAACCTGACCGTGTCACAGGCCCTGGGCGCGGCCACGGTGGTGGATGCCTTGCACGAACGGGGGCACCGGCGCATCGCCTTTGTTTCCGGACCGGTGGGGTTGGTCCACGAGGAGGTGAAGACAGCGGAGATCCTGGCCCATGCCGCACGGCTGGGCATGACGGTGGCGCTGAGCTCTTCCGACTATTCCGCGGACGACGGCGGATTGGCCACCATTGCGCTGATGGCCGGCCTGGTCCCGGGGGCGCCTGAGTTCCCTACGGCCATCATCTACGGCAACGACCTCATGGCCATTGGTGGACTGCAGGCGCTTGGCCGCCTGAACCTCAGCGTCCCCGGGCAGGTCTCGGTGGTCAGCTGGGACGATTCCATCCTGTGCCGGCTGAGCTCTCCGGGCATTGCCGCCATCGCCCGGAACGTCCCCGAGCTCGGGCGCAACTCCGCCCAGCTGCTGCTGGAGCTGATCGCCGGACACGCGCCCCGCAACCTGGAAGCCGCTCCCGGCGTCCTGAGCGTCCGTGAGAGCCTGGGGCGCAACACCTTTTAG
- a CDS encoding ROK family transcriptional regulator gives MSKSPVQQHSRSAGPTAAEPFSHSRAGDVFQVLRDGQARTRAELAEITGLARSTVAARIEALSAVGLIGPAGEAVSSGGRPPSRFAFHPSSRVILAVDVGATHVLIALTDLGGRVLSELRENIDIAAGPTPVLDAVLELCSTVLAQAGRHERELVGIGIGLPGPVEHSSGRPASPPIMPGWDGFDVPGYVQQRYATDVLVDNDVNIMALGERANFWPEAQDLLFIKVATGIGAGIISGGLLQRGADGTAGDIGHVRVPRGGDVLCRCGNYGCLEAMASGPAVAATLSAAGVPAQTGEEVLELARRGNLAAIQAMRQAGRDIGDVLAASVNLLNPSVIVIGGGLSSAGEYLMAGVREIVYQRSLPLATARLRIVQSMAADHAGVLGAGRMVVDHVLAPASVDRLVAAQPQG, from the coding sequence ATGTCAAAGTCACCAGTTCAGCAACATTCGCGATCCGCGGGCCCAACGGCCGCCGAGCCGTTCAGCCACTCCAGGGCCGGTGACGTTTTCCAAGTCCTGCGTGACGGGCAGGCGCGCACGCGCGCGGAACTGGCGGAGATCACCGGGCTGGCCCGCTCCACCGTAGCTGCCCGGATCGAGGCGCTCAGCGCGGTGGGGCTTATAGGTCCGGCAGGCGAGGCCGTCTCCTCAGGCGGGCGACCGCCGTCGCGCTTTGCCTTTCATCCATCTTCCCGGGTGATATTGGCTGTGGATGTCGGCGCCACACACGTCCTCATCGCCCTGACGGACCTTGGCGGGCGGGTGCTGAGCGAACTGCGTGAGAACATCGACATCGCGGCCGGGCCCACACCCGTGCTTGATGCGGTGCTGGAACTGTGCAGCACCGTGCTGGCACAGGCCGGCCGCCATGAGCGGGAGCTGGTGGGAATTGGGATTGGCCTGCCCGGGCCCGTTGAACATTCCTCGGGACGCCCGGCCAGCCCGCCCATCATGCCCGGCTGGGACGGTTTTGACGTTCCGGGCTATGTGCAACAGCGGTACGCGACTGACGTGCTTGTGGACAATGACGTGAACATCATGGCGCTGGGAGAGCGCGCAAACTTCTGGCCCGAAGCGCAGGACCTTCTGTTCATCAAGGTCGCCACGGGCATTGGGGCCGGCATCATCAGCGGTGGACTGCTGCAGCGGGGGGCCGACGGCACCGCCGGCGACATCGGCCACGTCCGCGTGCCCCGGGGCGGGGACGTGCTGTGCCGCTGCGGAAACTACGGCTGCCTTGAAGCCATGGCTTCCGGCCCCGCCGTGGCAGCAACGCTGTCCGCGGCCGGCGTCCCCGCCCAAACTGGCGAGGAGGTGCTGGAATTGGCCCGCCGCGGAAATCTCGCCGCGATCCAGGCCATGCGCCAGGCCGGGCGCGACATCGGCGACGTGCTGGCTGCGTCCGTCAACCTTCTCAACCCTTCCGTCATTGTCATTGGCGGAGGCCTGTCCTCGGCCGGCGAATACCTCATGGCCGGAGTCCGTGAGATTGTCTACCAGCGCTCGCTGCCACTGGCCACGGCGCGCCTGCGGATTGTCCAGTCCATGGCCGCAGACCACGCCGGCGTGCTGGGCGCCGGCCGCATGGTGGTTGACCACGTCCTGGCGCCTGCGTCCGTGGACCGGCTCGTCGCAGCACAGCCGCAAGGGTGA
- a CDS encoding sugar phosphate isomerase/epimerase family protein: MTYSLQLYTVRTPLEADLPGTIARVAELGFTKVEPYNFVATADELAKAFAENGITAPSGHAPLLSADQDEIFAAANKLGITTVIDPFVPADRWQSAEDIQKIADGLNAAAKKGAGYGVHVGYHNHAWELESKVNGTTALEYLESLLDPELVLEVDTYWVSVGGANAVDILTSLGERVKYIHIKDGPLNNDTKAQLPAGQGEVPVWDVIGAAKHMEVGVVEFDDYAGDIFEGIAASLAFLNAGKA; encoded by the coding sequence ATGACGTATTCCCTGCAGTTGTACACCGTCCGCACGCCACTCGAGGCGGACCTGCCCGGCACCATCGCCCGGGTGGCGGAGCTGGGCTTCACCAAGGTTGAGCCCTACAACTTTGTGGCCACGGCCGATGAACTGGCCAAGGCCTTTGCCGAAAACGGCATCACCGCCCCTTCCGGCCATGCACCCCTGCTGAGTGCCGACCAGGACGAAATCTTTGCCGCGGCCAACAAGCTGGGCATCACCACCGTCATAGACCCCTTCGTCCCGGCCGACCGGTGGCAGAGCGCAGAAGACATCCAGAAGATTGCGGACGGCCTTAACGCGGCCGCAAAGAAGGGTGCCGGGTACGGCGTCCACGTCGGCTACCACAACCATGCGTGGGAGCTTGAGTCGAAGGTCAACGGCACCACGGCACTGGAGTACCTTGAATCCCTGCTGGACCCTGAGCTGGTGTTGGAGGTCGACACCTATTGGGTCTCCGTCGGCGGGGCAAACGCCGTCGACATCCTGACCAGCCTCGGCGAGCGGGTCAAATACATCCATATCAAGGACGGCCCCTTGAACAATGACACCAAGGCCCAGCTGCCCGCCGGCCAGGGCGAAGTTCCCGTCTGGGACGTCATTGGCGCGGCAAAGCACATGGAAGTCGGGGTCGTGGAGTTCGACGACTACGCCGGAGACATCTTTGAAGGCATCGCCGCAAGCCTTGCCTTCCTCAATGCTGGAAAGGCCTAA
- a CDS encoding Gfo/Idh/MocA family protein — MAKNGPVGIAFIGAGNISKQYLDNLTSFPDVKVLVIADLFEEAAAARAAEYGIEVSGGVDAALNHPDVEIIVNLTIPAAHVEVATAAVRAGKHVWTEKPFSLDRESGLGLLKEAQAAGVRLGCAPDTFLGAGLQTARRLIDAGEIGTPLTALTMFQSPGPESWHPNPAFLFQEGAGPLFDMAPYYLTTLVQAFGSIDKVAAVGNTAFPTRTIGSGPKEGEVFDVEVPTHVSAIVQFASGASSHSVYSFESPKARMGFVEITGTQGTISLPDPNNFDGDIKLCRRGEDDWTTIAAEGPDNGRGLGVLDMARAIRAGVPHRATGELAYHVLDAMVSISESVDSGEFVAVSSTAPTSEPVPVDWAPTAATL, encoded by the coding sequence ATGGCAAAAAACGGACCCGTTGGAATCGCCTTCATTGGCGCCGGCAACATCTCCAAGCAGTACCTGGACAATCTCACTTCCTTCCCCGACGTCAAGGTGCTGGTCATCGCTGACCTCTTCGAGGAGGCAGCGGCAGCCCGTGCAGCCGAATACGGCATTGAGGTTTCCGGCGGAGTGGATGCAGCACTGAACCACCCGGATGTGGAAATCATCGTCAACCTGACCATCCCGGCCGCCCACGTGGAGGTGGCCACCGCGGCTGTCCGCGCCGGCAAGCACGTGTGGACGGAGAAGCCGTTCTCCTTGGACAGGGAAAGCGGGCTCGGCCTGCTGAAGGAGGCGCAGGCTGCGGGAGTCCGCCTTGGCTGCGCCCCCGACACCTTTCTCGGGGCGGGCCTGCAGACGGCCCGCCGACTGATCGATGCCGGGGAAATCGGCACGCCGCTGACGGCCCTGACCATGTTCCAGTCCCCCGGTCCGGAATCCTGGCACCCCAACCCGGCATTCCTGTTCCAGGAAGGCGCCGGCCCGCTCTTTGACATGGCCCCCTACTACCTGACCACGCTTGTCCAGGCTTTCGGTTCCATCGACAAGGTGGCCGCCGTGGGCAATACAGCCTTTCCGACCCGCACCATCGGTTCCGGGCCCAAGGAGGGCGAGGTGTTCGACGTCGAGGTTCCCACCCATGTCAGCGCCATCGTCCAGTTTGCCTCCGGCGCGTCGTCGCACAGCGTCTACAGCTTCGAGTCGCCCAAGGCCCGGATGGGGTTTGTGGAGATCACCGGAACCCAGGGCACCATTTCGCTGCCGGATCCCAACAACTTCGACGGCGACATCAAGCTGTGCCGCCGCGGCGAGGACGACTGGACCACCATTGCCGCCGAGGGTCCTGACAACGGCCGCGGCCTGGGCGTGCTGGACATGGCCCGCGCCATCCGTGCCGGGGTTCCGCACCGTGCCACGGGCGAGCTTGCCTACCACGTGCTCGACGCCATGGTCTCGATCAGCGAGTCCGTGGACAGCGGTGAATTTGTCGCCGTCAGCAGCACCGCCCCGACCTCCGAGCCGGTCCCCGTTGACTGGGCACCGACCGCAGCAACCCTCTAG
- a CDS encoding Gfo/Idh/MocA family protein: MTSPQSNSPGTRPLGVAAIGYAFMGQAHSNAWRSVANHFDVPAFEQKVLVGRDAGAVAAAAAKYGWSESATDWREVIAREDIDIIDICAPGWLHAEIATAALAAGKHVLVEKPLANSMAESVSMVAAAQAAREIGVRSMVGFNYRRIPALALARKLIADGELGTVRQVRASYLQDWLADPESPMTWRLRKETAGSGALGDIASHAVDQVQHLLGDTVIAASGKLHTFTTERPGPDGPEPVTVDDAAWATLEMAGGAVASVDVSRVALGQKNALRVEVYGTNGALTFNLENPNELFYLNAREPIEVQGFRRILVTEPVHPYISGWWPQGHVLGWEHSFTHQIRDFLLNIADGTDPSPSFEEGLGVQQVLAAIEDSSAAGGATVTLAEPAISTTRTS; encoded by the coding sequence ATGACCTCCCCCCAATCCAACAGCCCCGGCACCCGCCCCCTGGGTGTCGCCGCCATCGGCTACGCCTTCATGGGCCAGGCCCACTCCAACGCGTGGCGTTCGGTGGCAAACCACTTCGACGTCCCCGCTTTCGAGCAAAAGGTCTTGGTGGGCCGGGATGCCGGGGCCGTGGCCGCCGCCGCCGCCAAGTACGGCTGGAGCGAATCTGCCACGGATTGGCGGGAGGTCATTGCACGCGAGGACATCGACATCATCGACATCTGCGCCCCCGGCTGGCTGCATGCTGAAATTGCGACGGCGGCCCTCGCCGCCGGCAAGCATGTGCTGGTTGAGAAGCCCCTCGCCAACTCCATGGCCGAGTCCGTGTCCATGGTCGCCGCCGCGCAGGCCGCCCGTGAGATTGGCGTCCGGTCCATGGTGGGCTTCAACTACCGCCGGATCCCCGCACTGGCCCTGGCCCGCAAGCTCATCGCCGACGGCGAGCTGGGCACGGTCCGGCAGGTCCGGGCGTCGTACCTGCAGGACTGGCTGGCCGATCCGGAGTCCCCCATGACGTGGCGGCTGCGCAAGGAAACCGCAGGCTCCGGTGCGCTGGGAGACATCGCCTCCCACGCCGTCGACCAGGTCCAGCACCTCCTGGGCGACACCGTCATCGCGGCCTCCGGCAAGCTTCACACCTTCACCACTGAGCGCCCGGGTCCGGACGGCCCCGAGCCGGTCACGGTCGACGACGCAGCCTGGGCCACGCTGGAAATGGCCGGCGGTGCCGTGGCCAGCGTGGATGTTTCGCGGGTGGCCCTGGGCCAGAAGAATGCGCTGCGGGTGGAGGTTTACGGCACGAACGGGGCCCTGACATTCAACCTGGAGAACCCCAACGAACTGTTCTACCTCAATGCCCGGGAGCCCATCGAAGTGCAGGGGTTCCGGCGCATCCTGGTCACCGAACCCGTGCATCCGTACATTTCCGGCTGGTGGCCGCAAGGGCATGTCCTGGGCTGGGAGCACAGCTTCACGCACCAGATCAGGGACTTCCTGCTGAACATTGCCGACGGAACTGACCCCTCGCCGTCGTTCGAGGAGGGGCTCGGCGTCCAGCAGGTCCTGGCCGCGATCGAGGACTCCTCCGCCGCCGGCGGCGCAACCGTCACGCTGGCCGAGCCCGCCATATCCACCACCCGCACTTCCTAA
- a CDS encoding sugar phosphate isomerase/epimerase family protein, giving the protein MARPYTLFTGQWADLPFEEVARLASEWGYDGLEIACSGDHLDPWRWDEPGYVAGKLATLEKYGLKVWAISNHLKGQAVCDDPIDFRHQAIVGTKVWGDGNPEGVRQRAAEEMKLTARLAQALGVKTVVGFTGSSIWQYVAMFPPVPESVIEAGYQDFADRWNPILDVFDECGVRFAHEVHPSEIAYDYWTTVRSLEAIGHRPAFGLNWDPSHFMWQGIDPVSFIWDFKDRIYHVDCKDTKLRPTGRNTVMGSHLPWGDPRRGWDFVSAGRGDVPWESSFRALTAIGYDGPISIEWEDAGMDRLQGAPEALAALKKFDFAPSALSFDAAFSNQD; this is encoded by the coding sequence ATGGCACGCCCCTACACCCTGTTCACCGGCCAGTGGGCCGACCTCCCCTTCGAGGAAGTTGCCCGGCTGGCTTCCGAATGGGGCTACGACGGACTGGAGATTGCCTGCTCGGGCGACCACCTGGACCCGTGGCGCTGGGACGAGCCCGGCTACGTTGCCGGCAAGCTCGCCACCCTGGAGAAGTACGGCCTGAAGGTCTGGGCCATCTCCAACCATCTCAAGGGCCAGGCGGTGTGCGATGACCCCATCGACTTCCGCCACCAGGCGATCGTCGGCACCAAGGTGTGGGGCGACGGCAATCCCGAGGGAGTGCGCCAGCGAGCCGCCGAGGAGATGAAGCTGACCGCACGGCTGGCCCAGGCACTCGGCGTGAAGACAGTTGTGGGCTTCACGGGCTCGTCCATATGGCAGTATGTGGCGATGTTCCCACCCGTCCCGGAATCGGTCATCGAGGCCGGATACCAGGACTTTGCCGACCGCTGGAACCCCATCCTGGACGTCTTTGACGAGTGCGGCGTACGCTTCGCCCACGAGGTGCACCCCTCCGAAATCGCCTACGACTACTGGACTACCGTCCGCTCACTGGAGGCGATCGGCCACCGGCCGGCGTTCGGGCTGAACTGGGATCCGAGCCACTTCATGTGGCAGGGCATCGACCCGGTCTCCTTCATCTGGGACTTCAAGGACAGGATCTACCACGTTGACTGCAAGGACACGAAGCTGCGCCCCACCGGCCGCAACACGGTCATGGGCTCGCACCTGCCGTGGGGCGATCCGCGCCGCGGCTGGGACTTTGTCTCCGCAGGGCGGGGCGACGTGCCCTGGGAATCCTCCTTCCGCGCGCTGACCGCCATCGGCTATGACGGCCCCATTTCCATCGAATGGGAGGACGCCGGCATGGACCGCCTGCAGGGGGCGCCCGAGGCACTTGCGGCACTGAAGAAGTTCGACTTCGCCCCCTCGGCCTTGTCTTTCGACGCCGCCTTCAGCAACCAGGACTGA